CTTCATGGTCCCTCCCGCAGTCACGTGCGGCGCGATTATCGCACGCGAATCGGTAGAATCGCGCCCATGCCTCTGGGGAAGAGTCTCGCCTGGGCGGCGGTGGCAGCGGCGGGCGCGGTCGCGCTCGGCGTGCTGGCGACCGCGCGCGGTGAGACGCTCTCCAGCGCCTGGTTCCTGGTCGCGGCGCTGTGCACCTACGCGGTCGGCTACCGCTTCTACTCCGCGTTCCTGGCCACGCGCGCGCTGCGGCTCGACGACGCGCGAGTCACTCCCGCGCACCGGCTGGCCGACGGCAAGGACTTCGTGCCCACGAACCGCTGGGTCGTGTTCGGACACCACTTCGCGGCGATCGCCGGGCCCGGTCCGCTGGTCGGCCCGATCCTCGCCGCGCAGTTCGGCTACCTGCCCGGCACGCTGTACATCCTG
The sequence above is a segment of the Myxococcota bacterium genome. Coding sequences within it:
- a CDS encoding carbon starvation CstA family protein — protein: MPLGKSLAWAAVAAAGAVALGVLATARGETLSSAWFLVAALCTYAVGYRFYSAFLATRALRLDDARVTPAHRLADGKDFVPTNRWVVFGHHFAAIAGPGPLVGPILAAQFGYLPGTLYIL